Proteins from a genomic interval of Collinsella sp. zg1085:
- a CDS encoding DNA-directed RNA polymerase subunit beta', which yields MADFEATDFDAVRISLASADQIRSWSHGEVKKPETINYRTLKSEKDGLFCEKIFGPAKDWECSCGKYKGIRFKGIVCERCGVEVTSAKVRRERMGHIELAAPVSHIWYFKSPTSFPMSRLLDIKSKDLEKVLYFASYIITEVDVEAREADAEDLREELAADLEEIDAECARQIESLKAQGDPANFDEFSDEEPLTPEEVAAGIIDIEEEMKDERQLRQDAFTAFMKLNSRDLVSDEPLFREMKRYYSMYFKGGMGAEAIRELLSVIDLESEAEQLKAIIADVDGQKQRREKAVKRLEVVDAFLKGKNDPANMILDVIPVIPPDLRPMVQLDGGRFAASDLNDLYRRVINRNNRLKRLLDLDAPAIIVNNEKRMLQESVDALFDNGRRGRPVSGRGGRPLKSLAEALKGKQGRFRQNLLGKRVDYSGRSVIVTDPKLKLHQCGLPKTMALELFKPFVMKRLVELGKVENIKGAKRAIERGASFVWDILEEVIAGRLVLLNRAPTLHRLSIQAFEPVLVEGNAIHLHPLVCAPFNADFDGDQMSVHVPLSLQAQAEARVLMLSSNNLRSPASGKPVNIPSQDMIIGVYYLTQARDGLPGEGRIFASFEDALRAYDARSEVDLQAKIQVRVDSFDANVEDNGKLIFRVRDERNHTVDYDVSGTKTIRFETTVGRIIFNSQCLPNDYEFINYKLVKGDVAKLVADCCDRYPQAQVGPILDAIKYSGFHYATRAGLTISLWDALIPEDKQQILADAQNKVDQINEYYEEGFLNEQERHIEVVNEWTAATDEVAAKMLDLFDEENPIYMMADSGARGSKTQLRQLGGMRGLMADMSGETIDLPIKANFREGLLPLEYFISTYGARKGLVDTASHTSDSGYLTRRLVDVAQDVIVREEDCGTDEGVTYNLIIPGTNNMNVDLVGRCFAEDTLDAKGNLLFARGSYLESEQDIQTLIDAGLTTVLLRALLTCHSQYGVCQKCYGWDLSTRRPVAIGTAVGIIAAQSIGEPGTQLTMRTIHSGGVAGVDDITQGLPTVGRMFDVVGNVNEKILGREADLAPFSGRLSIKPEKSEYILTLTDLEDATRVLEEKRVPASVRFMPGIEDGCAVRAGDQITKGFVNFRNLRKLTDIESTMHTFVESVKDVYTSQGVDLNDKHIEVIARQMLRRVQITNPGDSRYLLGQYVDRYEFAHEVERVAREGGATPAAEPVILGTLKVASSIDSWLSSASFIRTAGVLTEAAIEGKVDRLLDLKSNVIVGKKIPVGTGLKPYHDAQLTYRTSEGYRSVESSAGGSKQLPDWAPESLKELDAQLPQELEWTGYSEFGASEGVFTRNGRSISNEDAHLYLFDDLGVSQRWTNKFSEVGIETVGDLVGKSEEDLLRIDGIGAKAIEELRDGLEARDLLYILESSDDVADEEDLTQLLQMVFSPDGPDDILLGTSAPRSHFDSDEEMLGGPVDSAKIGGVINEDMASLDELLNQLVESEDESADEDDE from the coding sequence GTGGCAGATTTTGAAGCTACTGATTTTGATGCGGTACGGATTTCTCTTGCCTCCGCAGACCAGATTCGCTCGTGGTCGCACGGTGAGGTCAAGAAGCCCGAAACCATCAACTATCGCACCTTAAAGTCTGAGAAAGACGGTCTTTTCTGCGAGAAGATTTTTGGTCCGGCTAAAGACTGGGAGTGCTCCTGCGGTAAATACAAGGGCATCCGTTTTAAGGGTATTGTCTGCGAGCGCTGCGGCGTTGAGGTAACCTCAGCCAAGGTGCGCCGCGAGCGTATGGGTCACATTGAGCTGGCCGCTCCGGTAAGCCATATCTGGTATTTTAAGAGCCCTACCAGCTTCCCCATGAGCCGCCTTTTAGACATCAAGTCAAAAGACCTTGAGAAGGTACTTTATTTTGCGAGCTACATCATCACTGAGGTTGATGTTGAGGCACGTGAGGCTGATGCTGAGGATTTGCGCGAAGAGCTGGCAGCAGACCTTGAAGAGATTGATGCCGAGTGCGCCCGCCAGATTGAGAGCTTAAAAGCTCAGGGTGACCCTGCTAACTTTGATGAGTTCTCTGATGAAGAGCCCCTGACCCCAGAAGAGGTTGCAGCAGGCATTATCGACATCGAAGAAGAGATGAAAGACGAGCGCCAGCTTCGCCAAGATGCCTTTACGGCATTCATGAAGCTGAACTCCCGTGATTTGGTCTCTGACGAGCCGCTTTTCCGCGAGATGAAGCGCTACTATTCAATGTATTTCAAGGGTGGCATGGGCGCTGAGGCAATTCGTGAGCTTTTGAGCGTTATTGACCTTGAGTCTGAGGCAGAGCAGCTTAAAGCCATTATTGCCGATGTTGATGGTCAAAAGCAGCGTCGTGAGAAGGCCGTTAAGCGCCTTGAGGTAGTTGATGCCTTCTTAAAGGGCAAGAACGACCCCGCAAACATGATTCTTGACGTCATTCCGGTTATTCCGCCCGATTTGCGTCCTATGGTGCAGCTCGATGGTGGTCGTTTTGCTGCTTCTGACTTAAACGATTTGTACCGCCGTGTTATTAACCGTAATAACCGCTTGAAGCGCTTGCTTGACCTCGATGCACCTGCCATCATTGTTAACAATGAGAAGCGCATGCTGCAAGAGTCGGTTGATGCCCTCTTTGATAACGGTCGTCGTGGTCGTCCGGTGTCTGGTCGTGGTGGCCGTCCGTTGAAGTCGCTCGCTGAGGCGCTCAAGGGCAAGCAAGGTCGCTTCCGTCAGAACTTGTTAGGTAAGCGCGTTGACTATTCGGGTCGCTCGGTTATCGTTACCGACCCCAAGCTTAAGCTGCATCAATGCGGTCTGCCTAAGACCATGGCGCTGGAGCTTTTCAAGCCCTTTGTTATGAAGCGTCTGGTTGAGCTCGGCAAGGTTGAAAACATTAAGGGCGCAAAGCGTGCTATTGAGCGCGGCGCCAGCTTTGTGTGGGACATTCTCGAAGAGGTTATTGCTGGTCGCTTGGTGCTGCTTAACCGCGCCCCGACGCTTCACCGACTCTCCATTCAGGCATTTGAGCCGGTGCTGGTTGAGGGTAACGCAATCCATTTGCATCCTCTGGTATGCGCACCGTTTAACGCCGACTTCGACGGTGACCAAATGTCTGTTCATGTGCCGTTGTCGCTTCAGGCCCAGGCTGAGGCCCGCGTGCTGATGCTTTCGTCTAATAACCTTCGTTCGCCTGCATCGGGAAAGCCTGTCAATATTCCGTCGCAAGACATGATTATTGGCGTGTACTACCTCACACAGGCGCGTGATGGTTTGCCTGGCGAGGGTCGTATTTTTGCGAGCTTTGAAGACGCCTTGCGTGCCTATGATGCGCGCTCTGAGGTAGACCTTCAGGCCAAGATTCAGGTGCGTGTTGACTCCTTCGACGCTAATGTTGAGGATAACGGTAAGCTGATTTTCCGTGTTCGCGACGAGCGCAACCACACGGTTGACTACGATGTGTCCGGTACTAAGACAATTCGTTTTGAAACCACCGTTGGTCGCATCATTTTCAACAGCCAGTGCCTGCCCAACGACTACGAGTTTATTAACTATAAGCTGGTCAAGGGCGATGTAGCTAAGCTTGTAGCCGATTGCTGCGATCGTTATCCACAGGCGCAGGTTGGCCCCATTTTGGACGCTATTAAGTATTCGGGCTTCCACTATGCAACGCGCGCTGGTTTGACCATCTCACTTTGGGACGCGCTGATTCCTGAAGATAAACAGCAGATTTTGGCTGATGCTCAAAACAAGGTTGACCAGATTAACGAATACTATGAGGAAGGCTTCCTGAACGAGCAGGAGCGCCACATCGAGGTTGTTAACGAGTGGACGGCTGCAACTGATGAGGTAGCTGCTAAGATGCTCGACCTCTTTGACGAGGAAAACCCCATCTACATGATGGCTGACTCGGGCGCTCGTGGTTCTAAGACGCAGCTGCGCCAGCTGGGTGGTATGCGTGGCTTGATGGCAGACATGTCAGGCGAAACCATCGACCTCCCCATTAAGGCAAACTTCCGCGAAGGTCTGTTGCCGCTTGAGTACTTCATCTCAACCTATGGTGCTCGTAAGGGTCTGGTTGACACAGCCTCGCACACGTCTGACTCGGGTTATCTGACCCGCCGTCTGGTTGACGTTGCGCAAGACGTTATTGTGCGCGAGGAAGACTGCGGTACCGATGAGGGTGTAACCTACAACCTCATCATTCCAGGCACCAACAACATGAATGTTGATTTGGTTGGTCGCTGCTTTGCTGAGGATACGCTCGATGCGAAGGGCAATTTGCTCTTTGCCCGCGGCTCATATCTGGAGTCAGAGCAGGATATTCAAACGCTTATCGACGCAGGGCTTACTACCGTGCTTTTGCGTGCGCTGCTTACCTGCCACTCTCAATATGGCGTATGTCAGAAGTGCTACGGCTGGGATTTGTCAACCCGTCGTCCGGTTGCCATTGGTACTGCAGTGGGTATTATTGCTGCTCAGTCCATCGGCGAGCCGGGTACTCAGCTTACGATGCGTACCATTCACTCCGGTGGTGTTGCAGGTGTTGACGACATTACGCAGGGTCTTCCTACGGTTGGCCGTATGTTTGACGTTGTTGGCAACGTTAATGAAAAGATTCTTGGTCGCGAGGCAGATTTGGCTCCGTTCTCTGGTCGTTTGTCTATCAAGCCTGAGAAGTCTGAGTACATTTTGACCTTGACCGACCTTGAGGACGCAACGCGTGTTCTTGAAGAGAAGCGTGTTCCAGCATCGGTACGCTTTATGCCAGGCATCGAGGATGGTTGCGCTGTGCGTGCGGGCGACCAGATTACCAAGGGCTTTGTCAACTTTAGAAACCTGCGCAAGCTGACCGACATTGAGTCCACCATGCACACGTTTGTGGAGAGCGTGAAGGATGTCTACACCAGCCAGGGCGTTGACCTCAACGACAAGCACATTGAAGTTATTGCACGTCAGATGCTTCGCCGTGTACAAATTACCAACCCAGGTGATTCACGTTATCTGCTAGGTCAGTACGTTGATCGCTATGAGTTTGCCCATGAGGTTGAGCGCGTAGCTCGCGAGGGTGGCGCTACCCCTGCGGCTGAGCCAGTTATCTTGGGTACGCTCAAGGTTGCTTCAAGCATTGATTCATGGTTGAGCTCGGCATCGTTTATTCGCACGGCCGGCGTATTGACTGAGGCTGCTATTGAGGGCAAGGTTGACCGTTTGCTCGACCTTAAGTCCAACGTCATTGTTGGTAAGAAGATTCCGGTGGGCACTGGTCTTAAGCCGTATCACGATGCACAGTTGACCTATCGCACCTCTGAGGGCTATCGTTCGGTTGAGAGTTCTGCTGGCGGCTCAAAGCAGTTGCCTGATTGGGCTCCCGAGAGCTTGAAAGAGCTTGACGCTCAGTTGCCGCAGGAGCTTGAGTGGACTGGCTATTCTGAGTTTGGTGCAAGTGAAGGTGTCTTTACGCGCAACGGACGCAGCATCTCAAACGAAGATGCCCACCTCTATCTCTTTGATGACTTGGGAGTTTCTCAGCGCTGGACCAATAAGTTTAGCGAGGTTGGCATAGAGACAGTTGGAGACTTGGTAGGTAAGTCTGAGGAAGATTTGCTCCGCATCGACGGCATTGGTGCCAAAGCAATTGAGGAGTTGCGCGATGGTCTTGAGGCACGCGATTTGCTCTATATCCTTGAGAGTTCCGATGATGTGGCTGACGAAGAGGATTTGACGCAGCTGTTGCAGATGGTCTTCTCGCCTGATGGTCCAGATGACATTCTTCTGGGTACGAGCGCACCGCGTTCACACTTTGACTCTGACGAAGAGATGCTTGGTGGTCCGGTTGATAGCGCAAAGATTGGCGGCGTTATCAACGAAGATATGGCGTCACTCGATGAGTTGCTCAATCAGCTCGTGGAGTCTGAAGACGAAAGCGCTGATGAGGACGACGAATAG
- a CDS encoding DNA-directed RNA polymerase subunit beta: MEVPNLISVQKKSFSRFMSEGLRAAFQESNPIKSQNHVFEVTFGDYQFGDPAHTVEECREKDMTYQAPLLTEVRLTNKETGEIKEQLVFMGDFPMMTDAGTFIINGTERVVVSQLVRSPGVYFSTEMDGGKQVYKAQVIPARGAWLEFEVDKRDQLVVSIDRKRKQSATMFLRALDIAPTNDDILELLGNTELVQRTLERDTALTREDALIEIYRRLRPGEPPTVDASRSLLEGLFFNPQRYDLARVGRYKVNKKLGLETAEDVSVLTDEDIIATLRYLLALAAGEAGYKFDDIDHFGNRRIRTVGELVSNQFRIGMSRMERVVRERMSSQDIDEITPQSLINIRPIVAAIKEFFGSSQLSQFMDQSNPLTGLTHKRRLSALGPGGLAGHKSGSSRRTNVPTAVRDVHNSHYSRMCPIETPEGPNIGLIGSLSLYARVNDYGFIEAPYRRVENGIATDQIDWMTADEEEDHIIAPANTPLDPKTGEFVVADAEGNLSRPHTVVARTRDFDGSFGAPADVPVEAVDYMDVSPRQMISVAATLIPFLEHDDAKRTLMGANMQRQAVPLVKPVAPYIGTGVERRAALDSGEVTLAEHAGEVIFADASKITVKSENGLDEYHLPKYQRSNQSTCINHRPLVKVGDDVVAGQPLADGPSTDHGELALGQNLTVAYMPWEGFNYEDGIVVSERLVSEDLLTTINISRHEIDARDTKLGPEEITREIPNLSEDMLANLDEDGIIRIGAEVGPGDILVGKVTPKGESALTAEERLLRAIFGAKAHDVRDTSLKMPHGSYGRVIDVVRFSRDAGDDLAPGVNEMVRVYVAQRRKIQQGDKIAGRHGNKGVICEVLPVEDMPYMADGTPIDVILNPLGVPSRMNVGQLLECHLGWAAAAGWDPESDDSKRYVPGPFFVSTPVFDGAKEDEIAEVIRRANKNLLNLASERFGEHMDPSFVTQLDERGKTVLYDGRSGEQFREPITVGTSYILKLGHMVDDKIHARSTGPYSLVTQQPLGGKAQFGGQRFGEMEVWALYAYGASNVLQEILTVKSDDTMGRVKTYESIVKGDNVPMAGVPESFKVLVKEIRSLALDIEPLQESVKAPQAKPEMDLEDVDDVLADFQVPVQDNEPETDVLIDEPVAATTVKE; encoded by the coding sequence ATGGAGGTCCCCAACCTCATCTCGGTTCAGAAGAAGAGCTTCTCGCGCTTTATGAGCGAAGGCCTTCGCGCAGCATTTCAAGAGTCAAACCCTATCAAAAGCCAAAATCATGTGTTTGAGGTCACCTTTGGTGACTATCAGTTTGGTGACCCTGCTCACACGGTTGAGGAGTGTCGCGAGAAGGACATGACCTATCAGGCACCGCTTTTGACTGAGGTTCGCCTTACCAACAAAGAAACCGGCGAGATTAAAGAGCAGCTGGTTTTCATGGGCGATTTCCCCATGATGACCGACGCAGGTACCTTTATTATCAATGGTACTGAGCGTGTAGTTGTTTCTCAGCTGGTACGCTCACCCGGCGTGTATTTCTCAACCGAGATGGACGGCGGCAAGCAGGTCTATAAAGCTCAGGTTATTCCAGCACGTGGTGCTTGGCTTGAGTTTGAGGTTGATAAGCGCGATCAGCTGGTTGTCTCTATTGACCGTAAGCGCAAACAGTCGGCAACTATGTTTTTGCGCGCTTTGGACATCGCGCCCACCAACGATGATATTTTGGAGTTGCTGGGTAACACCGAGCTGGTACAGCGCACGCTTGAGCGTGATACCGCGCTAACACGCGAAGACGCGCTTATCGAGATTTACCGTCGTTTGCGCCCCGGTGAGCCTCCTACGGTGGATGCTTCCCGCAGCTTGCTTGAGGGACTTTTCTTTAACCCACAGCGCTATGATTTGGCGCGCGTTGGCCGCTATAAGGTCAACAAAAAGCTGGGTCTTGAGACTGCCGAGGACGTCTCGGTGCTCACTGATGAGGACATTATTGCAACGCTGCGCTACCTGCTGGCGCTCGCCGCTGGTGAGGCAGGCTATAAGTTTGACGACATCGACCACTTTGGAAATCGTCGTATTCGTACCGTAGGCGAGCTGGTGTCTAATCAGTTCCGCATTGGTATGAGCCGCATGGAGCGCGTTGTGCGTGAGCGCATGAGCTCGCAAGATATTGACGAGATTACGCCGCAGTCGCTCATCAACATTCGCCCCATTGTGGCTGCAATTAAAGAGTTCTTTGGTTCTTCCCAGCTCTCACAGTTTATGGACCAGTCTAACCCGCTGACCGGCCTAACGCATAAGCGCCGTCTCTCGGCCTTGGGTCCTGGTGGTCTTGCGGGTCATAAGTCGGGCTCTAGCCGTCGTACTAACGTTCCTACTGCTGTGCGTGACGTTCATAACTCACATTACAGCCGCATGTGCCCCATCGAGACGCCCGAAGGTCCAAACATTGGTCTGATTGGCTCTTTGTCGCTCTATGCACGGGTGAACGATTACGGCTTTATTGAGGCACCGTATCGTCGTGTTGAGAACGGTATTGCTACTGACCAGATTGACTGGATGACAGCAGACGAAGAAGAAGACCACATTATTGCTCCGGCAAATACGCCACTTGACCCCAAGACCGGTGAGTTTGTTGTAGCAGATGCTGAGGGTAATCTTAGCCGCCCACACACCGTTGTTGCTCGTACCCGCGACTTTGACGGCTCCTTTGGCGCACCGGCTGATGTGCCGGTTGAGGCAGTTGACTACATGGATGTAAGCCCTCGCCAGATGATTTCGGTGGCAGCAACGCTTATTCCGTTCCTTGAGCATGACGATGCAAAGCGTACCCTCATGGGCGCAAACATGCAGCGCCAGGCAGTTCCTCTGGTCAAGCCGGTTGCTCCTTATATTGGTACGGGCGTTGAGCGCCGTGCTGCGCTTGACTCCGGCGAGGTAACGCTTGCCGAGCATGCGGGTGAGGTCATCTTTGCCGATGCTTCAAAGATTACGGTTAAGTCTGAAAACGGCTTGGACGAGTATCACCTGCCCAAGTATCAGCGCTCTAATCAGAGTACCTGCATCAACCATCGTCCGCTGGTCAAGGTGGGCGACGATGTAGTTGCAGGTCAGCCCTTGGCCGATGGTCCTTCAACCGATCACGGTGAGCTCGCACTTGGTCAAAACCTGACAGTGGCATATATGCCTTGGGAAGGTTTTAACTACGAGGACGGTATTGTTGTTTCTGAGCGCCTTGTTTCTGAGGATTTGCTTACCACCATTAACATTTCACGTCACGAGATTGATGCCCGTGATACTAAGTTGGGTCCTGAGGAAATCACCCGTGAAATTCCTAATCTCTCCGAGGATATGCTTGCCAATCTTGATGAAGACGGCATTATCCGCATCGGTGCTGAGGTAGGACCGGGCGATATTTTGGTGGGCAAGGTTACGCCTAAGGGCGAAAGTGCGCTCACCGCTGAGGAGCGCTTGCTGCGCGCCATCTTTGGTGCCAAGGCTCATGACGTGCGTGACACCTCACTCAAGATGCCGCACGGCTCGTATGGTCGCGTTATCGATGTTGTGCGCTTTAGCCGCGATGCGGGCGATGATTTAGCGCCGGGCGTTAACGAGATGGTTCGTGTCTATGTTGCCCAGCGCCGCAAGATTCAGCAGGGCGATAAGATTGCTGGTCGCCACGGTAATAAGGGTGTTATCTGCGAAGTCTTGCCGGTTGAGGACATGCCATATATGGCTGACGGTACGCCTATCGACGTTATCTTGAACCCGCTTGGTGTTCCCTCCCGTATGAACGTGGGTCAGTTGCTTGAGTGCCACTTGGGCTGGGCTGCTGCCGCTGGTTGGGACCCCGAGTCTGACGATTCTAAGCGCTACGTACCTGGTCCTTTCTTTGTTTCAACGCCGGTCTTTGACGGTGCAAAAGAGGACGAGATTGCCGAGGTAATTCGTCGCGCCAACAAGAACTTGCTCAATCTTGCAAGCGAGCGTTTTGGCGAGCATATGGATCCATCATTTGTTACTCAGCTTGATGAGCGTGGCAAGACGGTGCTATATGACGGTCGCTCAGGCGAGCAATTCCGCGAGCCCATTACCGTGGGTACCTCATATATCCTGAAGCTCGGCCACATGGTTGATGACAAGATTCACGCACGCTCAACTGGCCCGTACAGTCTTGTTACACAGCAGCCTCTGGGCGGTAAGGCTCAGTTTGGCGGTCAGCGCTTTGGTGAGATGGAAGTTTGGGCGCTGTATGCCTACGGCGCGTCCAATGTCTTGCAAGAGATTTTGACTGTTAAGTCTGACGATACGATGGGTCGCGTAAAGACGTACGAGTCCATTGTAAAGGGCGACAATGTTCCTATGGCAGGCGTGCCTGAGTCCTTCAAGGTGCTCGTGAAAGAAATTCGTTCACTGGCGCTCGATATTGAGCCCTTGCAGGAGAGTGTCAAGGCACCCCAAGCTAAACCTGAGATGGATCTTGAGGACGTAGATGACGTACTCGCCGATTTTCAGGTTCCTGTGCAAGACAACGAGCCCGAAACCGATGTACTCATCGATGAGCCCGTTGCCGCTACCACTGTAAAGGAGTAA
- a CDS encoding UTP--glucose-1-phosphate uridylyltransferase: MKAIIPAAGLGTRFLPSTKCTPKEMLPVLDKPVIQYVVEEALEPDGVDGAIIVTSPGKPELLSYFQPDRSLESLLRERGKAGYADAVAEAGDLPVDFRYQYEPRGLGHAIRSAADATAGESFLVLLGDYVVPKRSICTAMLEVSKAHGGASVVAVAPCAPEDVSRYGVVAGERAGSLPGFENVADEEPGAVWRISGLVEKPAPEDAPSNLYIVGRYLLSPLVMDLLADQEPGKGGEIQLTDAMARSLDRENMYAVVVDPLSGYDTGTPSGWMATNALMAAADERFAEDFWAAIDERGGLTRS, translated from the coding sequence ATGAAGGCAATTATTCCGGCTGCTGGCCTTGGTACGCGTTTCTTGCCATCCACAAAGTGCACCCCCAAAGAGATGCTGCCGGTACTCGACAAGCCCGTTATTCAATACGTGGTAGAAGAAGCCCTAGAGCCGGATGGCGTAGATGGTGCCATCATTGTAACAAGCCCAGGCAAGCCTGAGTTGCTATCTTATTTTCAGCCAGATCGCTCGCTTGAGTCGCTGCTGCGTGAGCGCGGCAAGGCGGGTTATGCAGATGCAGTTGCAGAGGCGGGGGATCTTCCGGTTGATTTTCGCTATCAGTATGAACCACGCGGCCTTGGGCACGCCATTCGCTCAGCAGCCGATGCAACAGCAGGGGAGAGCTTTCTTGTACTCTTGGGTGACTATGTGGTGCCCAAGCGCTCCATTTGTACCGCTATGCTTGAGGTGAGCAAGGCCCACGGCGGCGCTTCGGTGGTAGCCGTTGCCCCGTGTGCTCCTGAGGATGTTTCTCGCTATGGTGTTGTTGCAGGTGAGCGTGCTGGGTCCTTGCCAGGCTTTGAAAACGTAGCAGATGAGGAGCCGGGCGCGGTTTGGCGCATTTCGGGGCTCGTTGAAAAACCTGCTCCTGAGGATGCACCGAGTAATCTCTATATTGTTGGTCGCTACTTGCTCTCACCACTTGTAATGGATTTACTTGCCGATCAAGAGCCGGGTAAGGGCGGCGAGATTCAGCTTACCGATGCTATGGCGCGCAGCCTCGACCGTGAAAATATGTATGCGGTAGTGGTTGACCCGCTTTCAGGCTACGACACAGGCACTCCTTCGGGCTGGATGGCTACCAATGCACTGATGGCTGCTGCCGATGAGCGCTTTGCTGAAGACTTCTGGGCAGCAATCGATGAACGGGGTGGCTTGACACGCTCGTAG
- a CDS encoding gamma-glutamyl-gamma-aminobutyrate hydrolase family protein, which produces MKRPLILITPRLESSEPTLEFSEPQAPEEGVADVFLDAIIAAGGMPLIMAITDDEALIDNYIAMADGVAIPGGPDVDPVLWGVDDYNYPERLSPRRDAFEIEIVKRALAADVPIFATCRGMQLLNVALGGTLDMDVPGRTPRAGKALWRHDGVLLDVVHPVEVMPDSLMFSSVGEQTLIQVNSAHHCCVDKLGRDVRVVAEATDGIPEAIEVTSARFALGVQWHPEYTWERVSSDTALWDAFITAAQATHQAARQVA; this is translated from the coding sequence TTTTCGGAGCCACAAGCACCTGAGGAGGGCGTGGCGGATGTCTTTTTAGACGCCATTATCGCGGCGGGCGGCATGCCCCTTATTATGGCGATTACCGATGATGAGGCTCTGATTGATAACTATATTGCCATGGCCGATGGTGTTGCTATTCCGGGTGGCCCCGATGTTGACCCTGTTTTATGGGGGGTTGATGATTATAACTACCCTGAGCGCTTGAGCCCGCGTCGCGATGCATTTGAGATTGAGATTGTTAAGCGCGCTCTTGCTGCAGATGTGCCTATTTTTGCAACATGCCGTGGTATGCAGCTGTTAAATGTTGCGCTGGGCGGCACGCTTGATATGGATGTTCCGGGTCGTACGCCACGTGCGGGTAAGGCTTTGTGGAGGCATGATGGTGTCCTGCTCGATGTTGTGCACCCAGTTGAGGTTATGCCTGATAGCTTGATGTTTAGCAGCGTAGGTGAGCAGACGCTCATTCAGGTTAATTCGGCGCACCATTGCTGCGTGGATAAGCTCGGGCGAGATGTTCGGGTTGTTGCAGAGGCAACCGATGGTATTCCTGAGGCCATTGAGGTTACGTCGGCGCGGTTTGCGCTGGGCGTACAGTGGCACCCTGAGTATACCTGGGAGCGCGTAAGTAGCGATACTGCGCTTTGGGATGCTTTCATCACGGCAGCTCAAGCTACACATCAGGCGGCTCGTCAGGTGGCATAA